Below is a genomic region from Silurus meridionalis isolate SWU-2019-XX chromosome 10, ASM1480568v1, whole genome shotgun sequence.
tcactgatacacttactcacacacatcataatcatgaacattttatacataGATGCTATTAAAATTTTGTGACACTGAGtacttttgttttatatttagtatatatatatatatatatatatatatatatatatatatatatatatatatatatatatatatatatatatatatgtatgtgtaaatattgtttgtttgttgtaattatattttctttatattacaGTTACAATTgttattacaatttaatttttttgttcctgtttctttattattactgttatatttgTAATTGTTGTAATTGAATCATGAACATGTTGATTTGaagctgttttgttttggaGTGTAACTAAAATGTGTGTGGGTTTAATGTTGGGTTACTTTGTCCATAaaggagagtgaggagtgaTGAACAGTAACCTCACATGACCTCCACAAGCACTTCATGGTTTAGTTTGAGATGAATTTGTTAATGTTTAATagtttgtgttattattatttttattttaaatgttgttaataATCATTTGTTGAATGTTTCATTTctatgtttaatatttgataAAACCTGTCTGACTGAACAGACCCTTAATTGctgcacacagatacacagaattGTGCTGCACAGACTACAGTATGTGTACAGCAGTTCTCTGGAAAGAGATTATCAAGCCTCAGCACATGCTGACAGGAAAGTCCCAGTGATGCACAATATAAATGCTGTTTCCTATACATTTGTccagctatacacacacacacacacacacacacacacacacacacacacacacacacacacacatagggtTGCatgggtaaatggggagggttgcgtaagGAAGTGCATCCTTCCAAATCAAATATCCGGATCaggaaagagaaattcataccggatcgatCGAGGCCCTGGTTACCAACGACccccacaggtatcgttagcctacagggtaccggtggaaactgttggctgaaggagaagaaggagaggaggaggacgtctacagagacagcagggaaaggagaagtggaggagaagtggaggagaaggagaggaggaggacgtctacagagacagcagggaaaggagaagtggaggagaaggagaggaggaggagaggaggaggacgtctacagagacagcagggaaaggagaagtggaggagaagtggaggttcaggtgggAACTTTAAATGTTGCTACTATGAAAATTCAGGAGTCTCAGTACTCTTGTACAGATTGTACCAGGATCAACTACTAAGCATTTAGTGTTGAGTCGAGCTGCTTATGATGCTGGAtcaatggtgttttaaatttaagTCACAAATGTAGATTTACAACTTGTTTCCTTATGTTTACTAAATACATCAAAATTAAAGTTAATTAAAGTTTCAGGAGCCTCTTTAACACTGTACCGGCGTTTTTAACAGAAACTCGTATAGCCAATCACAGCGCTTGTGGGCGGGGCCTATTTTTGTCTGGCATTTGGAGAGAGAAATCACTTTCAGAGGTAATCATCTCACAAGGTGAGTCTGGTGATACTGATCTTTTTATCTCACATTTCTTTAAGATTCCAGAGTTGATATGAATTTTTGATGCTAATTTACACTTATTTTAGTGTAGAACTCGATTTAATTAAAGTTTCAGGAGCCTCTTTAACGCTGTACCGGCGTTGTTAACGGAAACTCGTACGAGTCCCAAATGACTGGATGTTGAAGTGCACTTTGTAGGTTGATCAGGAAAGGCAGTGGTTTTGCAGTTAATAACAGTTAATGTAATAATAGGCCGAGCTGAACTAGCTACCTGcattatgataaaaaataaactgatagTCAGGGGAACACTGAATCCAGAACAGCGCATTAGAACTCTTTTGAAGGCCGGACTGAAGATTGAGTTTGTGCAGTGCAGGATGACACACAGAGTGCAGGAGTTCTGTAAGGTCTGGGGGCAAGAGGGGGTTCTGTGTAGTGTTGATAATAAAAACACCTTCTCTTAAACAAAATGCTCTAATATACACTTCTATCTGTTCATCCACCCATTCATCCACGTCTTTTATTTCTACCCTTTTTACTACAAACAAGGGCTTTCATTATTTACCTTTTAAGTATGTGGCGGGACGTTAATTAGACAGAAACTATAACTCAGCTGACTACGCCACCCTGTTAACAGGGAACACTATTATAGATTAATCATCTACAAAAGACACAGGTACGTGGTTTCAATAAACAGAGGCAAGAGACATGGATaccaaagatacaaaaaaatgttttatttcacaataaatattacttttaaaacatgactatgGGCTGGAATAAAATAGGCATAAAAGGAAACCGAGGCTTACCTAAAGCAGGTAAACTAGCTTAATGAGTATGCGGCTACTATATCGCCAGGAGCATAACACCAAATGCACAagagcaccacacacactcacacaaacacggtAAGACCAAGCGtgaacacactgcaccctgTGATAGAGTCCCACCACCGCACGCCAAGGCCAACTAGCCGTCTGCCTGAAGCCTCGGTTCCTATAACAAAGACACTGTTAACCAAATTTAAATCACAcaagaaataatagaaataataattgaatgttgTGTTTGAATGAATATACAATGAGTCAAACCAAATCATAAACAAagctagcaaacaaacaaagtaaagtaaaacaaagcatacaaaattaagtaaaacaaagcataaacaaaactagcaaagcaaacaaagctagcaaagcaaacaaagctagcaaagcaaacaaagctagcaaagcaaacaaagtgACTCCTCTTAAAACTATTCCACCTAAAAAGGATTAAGTAGaacatttattcatcccaccaaacaccacaaaccTCAGCAGAGATAGCTACACATACCTTAATATTGTCGTTTCGACCACAAGTCCAGCCGCACAGGCAAATGGACATCAAACCGCAAGAAGGCACGGATTACGgcgggttcatgtttaaaagcagtcACCGAGCCACATGGAATGATTACACGTTGGAAACTATAATTCAAATAACGCTagttaccacaaacacacacgttgaTACACACTTGCTAGCAAGCACATACCTGTGAGACAGGAAGAGTCTAAACCAGGAAGGGGCGGCCCTTGGGCAATGACACACAAGCGGTGATCACACAACATGGTGCATTTAAAGTCCCCTTTTATATAGTCTTGCatgtatctgattggacaactgATGCTTTCATGACAATTTAAAGGGACACCCACAGTTCGTCCCACTACAATCTACCCCCCACTGACGGATCGTCACCCCGACGGTCCTACTACTAGGGTCAGGATTACCTAATCCCATGGCCTAAAAATGCCTGGCACCATGCCATGCATTTGCTGCTGGGAGCCCTCACCTGTCCCACCTACTGAACGGGGAAGATGGTGTACATTTGGATGTTGGCCCGCATTTGCACGTTTTGTCCTGCGTAACGCACCCTCATCCACCTAACCAGGGCTTCAGGCTGTGGCTCCGGCAACATAGCTGTATCCCTAGCTGGAGCCTGTAATCCTGGCCAGTTAGCAGGAACGGGTCCCGTAACACTCACCCTCTCCTGTGGACCATGTTCCACCCCAGATGCCAGCCCACCAATTCTTAATTCGACATCAACTTGATCCCGTTCTTGGACCAAAGCTAATAAATCtacctcatcctcttcctcagctAACGATGATGTGCCCACAACTGGGTCAGGTAAAGGACTGCCATGGTTAGTACCAACTGTGTCCTTAcagactcttctctttagcaGTGAACGATGCACGTTCCTTACCTTGGTCAGGTCATCTACAGGCGCAATGGTGTACACTACACCACCTTCCTTGGGTGCCCTTATCACTTGGTAGACCACTGGGCTCCATAGGTCCTGGATTTTATGGCGGCCCCTTACCCCATAATCACGGAGGTACACCAGTTGACCCTCCACCAATGGTTCATCTCGGACGTGCTGATCATGATTGGCCTTGCGCCTATCAGCCATGACCTGCAACCGTTCCCGTGCACCTGCAAAGGCCACCTGGAGCCTCGTTTGATGTTCCAAGACCCAGTCATGCACACTACCCTCCCTTAGCTGTGGTTCTCTCCCCAACAGAAAATCTACAGGCAATCGTGGCTCCTGTCCAAACATCAAGAAGTGTGGCGATTCCCCTGTGCTCTGATGAGGGGTGCTATTATAACTGAACACTACCTGGGGAAGACACGCTACCCAGTCTCGTTTCCTGGACACTGGCAGAGTACGCAACAGATTATGTAGAGTGCGGTTAAAGCGTTCACACTGGCCGTTACCGGCCGGGTGATAGGGGGTAGTACAAGACTTCACCACACCATAAAGCTCACATAACTGACGTATCAACAAAGACTCAAAATTTCGACCCTGGTCCGAGTGGAGACGGCCCGGAACACCGAACCTGTAAAACCATTCGGTCACCAGGGCTTGTGCCACCGTCTCCGCTCGCTGATCCCTCGTTGGAACAGCAAGGGTATACTTACTGAAAACGTCAGTCATCACCAAAACGTTTTCGATGCCAGAGCTTGTGGGCTCTAACACTGTGAAGTCCACTGCCAAGATGTCATTTGGCCTAGATGACATTAACCGCCCCATAAAAGCCTGAGCCAGTGGCTGGGTGTCTTTGGCTGCCTGGCACCGGTCACACTCGTGACACCAACTTGCCACATCCGAGGACACACCCGCCAATAACACCTCTGTTGCACTAACTCCATGGTGCGCTCCTGCCCTGGTGTCCATGTTGCTGATGCAACTGCCTTAACACCTCTGGTCTCAAGGCAGCAGGCAAAACCAATTGCAACATCTCTTCCTTACCATTAGGGCAGTGAACCCGACGATACAGCATACCATCTAACTCCCTCAACCGATCCCACTGGCGGAGCAAGGTTAAGGCTGCCTTAGTCATTTGGCGCCGCTCATTAGGTCCTGGGCGAtttccttgtctccaaaatcgCAACACTTCCCAAATAACTGGATCAGCTGCCTGCAAAGAACGCAAGTCACCAGCAGAATAACCAGGAAGTGTAGAGACCATACACTGGGTCGCTATACCCACAGAATCTACCCCAGCTAATGGCCACAAAGACTCAGGAATTGCAGTGCCGGGGGTCAACCCATCCAACCCACCAGGTTCCAGGGGATCCCTCCGTGACAGCGCATCTGCATTTCTATTACTCTTACCAGAGCGATACTTAATCTCAAAATCGAAAGCCGCCAGCTGAGAAGCCCAACGCTGCTCAGTCGCCCCCAACTTTGCAGAGGTCAGATGGCTAAGGGGATTATTATCTGTGAATACCACACACTTATTACCCAACAGATATTCACGGAATTTCTCCGTCATGGCCCACTTGAGCGCAACAAACTCCAACTTCATAGAGCTATAATTTGACATGTTGCGCTCAGTGGGCCTTAAACTGCGACTAGCATATGCCACTGGTCTTACCTTGCCTTCAGTTTCCTGGGAAAGGACTGCCCCTAACCCTTGATAACTGGCGTCCACCTCCAGAATAAACGGTTTAGAGAAATCGCATACGCAAGTACTGGGCGGTAGTCAGTTTCTCCTTTAACCCCTCAAAGCTCACCTGACAGTTTTCACTCCAGGCACTAGCAAAACTCCTACTTTTCTGCTTACCCTTTACACCAGCAAATTCCCCCACCAGCTTATGCAGTGGGGCAGCCAACTTGGCAAACCCCTCCACAAACCGCCGATAGTAgctggaaaaacccagaaaggaTCTTAACTCTGTAACGCTAGAGGGCGAGGCCACTGGGCCACAGCCTCGATCTTACTAGGGTCAGTTGCCACACCCCTGGAAGAGATAACATGACCCAAATATTTCACCTCTTGCTGAAGAAAGGCGCACTTCTCTAGCCTAGCCTTTAACCCTTCCCGTTCCAGACGGCTTAAAACAACCTCCAACCTCTCCAAATGTTGAGTAATTGAGGTGGAGAACACCACGATATCGTCTAGATATAAAAGTAAGGACTGACACTGT
It encodes:
- the LOC124392577 gene encoding uncharacterized protein LOC124392577, whose amino-acid sequence is MDTRAGAHHGVSATEVLLAGVSSDVASWCHECDRCQAAKDTQPLAQAFMGRLMSSRPNDILAVDFTVLEPTSSGIENVLVMTDVFSKYTLAVPTRDQRAETVAQALVTEWFYRFGVPGRLHSDQGRNFESLLIRQLCELYGVVKSCTTPYHPAGNGQCERFNRTLHNLLRTLPVSRKRDWVACLPQVVFSYNSTPHQSTGESPHFLMFGQEPRLPVDFLLGREPQLREGSVHDWVLEHQTRLQVAFAGARERLQVMADRRKANHDQHVRDEPLVEGQLVYLRDYGVRGRHKIQDLWSPVVYQVIRAPKEGGVVYTIAPVDDLTKVRNVHRSLLKRRVCKDTVGTNHGSPLPDPVVGTSSLAEEEDEVDLLALVQERDQVDVELRIGGLASGVEHGPQERVSVTGPVPANWPGLQAPARDTAMLPEPQPEALVRWMRVRYAGQNVQMRANIQMYTIFPVQ